GAACCCTTCCAAGATGTAATGCAAGAAGATAGAGTGCACCCAATTGTGCAGTAAATGTCTTTGTAGCAGCAACACCTATCTCCGGACCTGCATGGGTGTATATGATTCCATCGGAATCTCTTGAGGCAGTGCTCCCTACGACATTGCATATTACGAGGGCCTTGCCTTTCTTACTCTTTGCCTCTCTCATAGCCGCAAGTGTATCTGCTGTCTCACCGGATTGTGTGATTGCAACAAGCAGGCTGTTTTCATTAATCAGCGGGTCACGGTATCTGAATTCAGAGGCAACGTCCACTTCAACCGGAAGTCTTGCTATCTCCTCTATCATAAACTTGCCGACCAGTGCAGCGTGCCATGATGTGCCGCATGCAACAATATACATGTTCTTCAGGTTCTTAATATCCTCATCTGATAAGCCTATCTCATCAAGATAAATGTTTCCGGTATCATGGGAGAGCCGCCCCCTGATGGTATCCATTATAGCCCTCGGCTGTTCATATATCTCTTTCAGCATAAAATGCCTGTAGCCGCCCTTTTCCGCCATAACAGGATTCCAGATCACTTTAGAGGATTCTTTTTCAATGGGATTACCTTCAATATCCATTATCTGTATCCCCTCAGGAGATAGAATTATAATCTCTTCATCATCCAGAAATACCACATCCCTTGTATAACCAAGTATTGCCGGTATATCAGAGGCAAGGAAGGAACCTCCCTGTGCAAGACCTGCAACCAGCGGACATCCGTTTCTTGCACCGACAATTTGATCAGGTTCTTCCTGTCTTATTGCAGCAATAGCATACGCACCTTTTACCTCTTTCAATGCCTCCTGCACTGCCTGAACTAACGTAAGCCCTTTCTTGACATGCCGGTCAATCAGGTGGGCAATGACCTCGGTATCTGTTTCTGAGGCAAAATGGCGGCCTTCTGCCATCAACTCTTTTTTAAGCTGTGTATAATTCTCTATAATCCCGTTATGGACAACCACAATATTGTCAAC
The Nitrospirota bacterium genome window above contains:
- the glmS gene encoding glutamine--fructose-6-phosphate transaminase (isomerizing), which codes for MCGIIGYVGDQNAVPILIDGLKRLEYRGYDSAGVAFVQNEKIVVKRSVGKLKNLELVLSGENPVSRIGIGHTRWATHGRPSEENAHPHRVDNIVVVHNGIIENYTQLKKELMAEGRHFASETDTEVIAHLIDRHVKKGLTLVQAVQEALKEVKGAYAIAAIRQEEPDQIVGARNGCPLVAGLAQGGSFLASDIPAILGYTRDVVFLDDEEIIILSPEGIQIMDIEGNPIEKESSKVIWNPVMAEKGGYRHFMLKEIYEQPRAIMDTIRGRLSHDTGNIYLDEIGLSDEDIKNLKNMYIVACGTSWHAALVGKFMIEEIARLPVEVDVASEFRYRDPLINENSLLVAITQSGETADTLAAMREAKSKKGKALVICNVVGSTASRDSDGIIYTHAGPEIGVAATKTFTAQLGALYLLALHLGRVRGVLSQEKCKEYIETLSLLPHIVEKVLEHGDKIEEMARVYFQYRDFLFLGRGPNYPIALEGALKLKEISYIHAEGYPAGEMKHGPIALIDDKMPTVALITKNCVYDKVLSNIMEVKARGGRIIAVATEGDQDIAGKADNVIYIPEFDHLLTPVLISIPLQLLAYHIAVLRGCDVDQPRNLAKSVTVE